The Argiope bruennichi chromosome 5, qqArgBrue1.1, whole genome shotgun sequence genome segment ttcaaagaaagaaatataaaaattataatttatcagaCAGGCTCAACAAAATGGGGTGTACCAAACAGCTATATGCCCACATAAAAGAACGGCTTACTGTGAATTTTCGAAACTTCTTTTGATTCGCATGTTAAAGCCGACTCGAACATTTTTCAACTCGAATGTTCGAAGCTTGACATTGAAATCCCGGAACACCAAGCTACAATTAAGGATTTGTTATTAATAGGTCTTCACAGCATCAAGAAGTGCCAACTTAACACTGCGAATAGCCACAATTTAATATCACAGGGTATTACAAAATGACTTATACTAACTACATTTGTTGCTACGTGAAGTAAGCAACcatttaatgttctttaaaatttcactgaagtacataaaagtttaaaacttaaATCAATCCATTACACGCAATGCCCCaggtatattattaaaaaaatgtatatgaattcaaaagaatatcttctttcattttacaGGGTCGTTACACATGGCAAAAGGAACGTAGGAATCAGAGCCCGAGGGAAGGGTACGTGGTATTCATTTCGCACGATTTCCAGGCCGACATTGAATTCCGTGTCGCTAAGAACAATGGTGAAGTCACCCACCCCCAGCTTCAGAGGTTCGAAATCAAGCGATTCAAGGACGCTAAGATAGAGATCACAGGCATGGGATTTTTCACCTGGGCTTTGGGAGAGATGACCACCCTCATGTCAGGAGTGTTCCAGAGGGCTATCGGCCACGCCGTCCAGGGACCCCTCGAGGAAGCCCTCCAGAGGAAGATGAGAGAAATCGACATCCAATGCGCCAAGGACTACGACTTCACCAAGTTTTGTAAAGAATgagatgtaattaaataaaactaccTGTTGCATTTTACTTCCTtgtattttctattctttcttcGTCCTCAAATCGTTTGGATATGTCAAATAAATCCAAGAAAAAAAGTCggaaagaaaaagttttgtatgcaattttattttatcatgcatGATTTCTGACAAGGAGCTACTTAGGGCGCTCGGATAAGAAGAATCCAcaagcatttcattttaaaaaatattattaactctttgagtacatttgacgtatcagaaTGTTctgcatttttttgaatttatgtttccttttttttttctgtaattctaattagcttaagTTATCTCAGTATCATGGAgcagtatatattctgaaaaataacaaataaattaattcttacgTAAAAGTTCAAACAATTAAATGCACTTCAAATTCAAAagttgtttcaaataaatgtatagtCAAAGGGTTAACCAAGCTGCCAATcaaatacactttaaaaatataaattatatgaattataaaatattagaataataatgttttgtgaaatataattatttagttcctaaatgtttcattattttgcgTTCACTTTTTTATGCACTCTCAGCACCTACTTATAAATAAAGTACCGTACAAATGTTGATACCATACAGTCATGGgtcttagtaaataaataatttaataaatgaacattttcgaaaaatactaaaataaaaactaacctGAATAAAGtgctgatgaaattaaaaatgtagattgaaatgtgaaactaaattgactaatttcttaaaaaaaagggCTTCATAATATGTATCGATTAAGGTCTTAAAATGCGCAACTCCATCATGGCATAAAAGCGAAATGATCTGAAAGTCTATGTTCTTGATTCAACTACATATTCTATTGTtgaacttgaatttttttaaaccctaTAGGTGGCAACATTTGAAGTTGTATAATGCTGCAAAATTGAATGAAAGGTTCTGAATCCTGCtgatttatcaaattcatttaatatgattTGTTTCAGCGTCCTTAGGCACTTAACAGCGGTGGCTCATCTATTAGCTGCGCAGCTGCAACATCACCTGATATTTTTAATCGTATTTTCGTTACTACTTACTTACCTTTCTGTTCTATGAATCCAATAAtccatgaaaatgataaaaaaaaaaatcctgataaatgggaaaagaagaaagaaaatgaatcaacaaAATAAGAGACGCAGGTCGTTTCTGATCAGAGAATATCCGAAGAAAGTACCCAAATCTACCTGAGCGCTGAGAGAAATTTGTAtggagataataataataataataaataataactaacaTCCACCCATTTCCCCCTTTTGATTTAGAAGTGCCAGGGCTGTAGTTCAACTAACCCTCGTTTGGAGTGCTGCTTTTGAACGATTCACTTTTAAATGACATcctgaaaacactttttttcaaattccatcgAAACTTTGTCTTTGCTCCTTCGATATATTTTTCCTTGCTTTCTCGTATTGGTTCTTAGTATGATTTGGTTTTGTTTCATATAGCTTTGAACAGAATCGCATTTggttcattaaatataaattaaattttctttcctggcgtcctggcataggggtagcgcgtcttccccgtaatctagaagtcctgggttcgagtctcggtttgggcatggttgttgttctatctgtgagatgtgtgaatgtgccctcctgtaaaaaggggttgtgtaaacaaatgagtgatgcgtgagtagtaaaGACGTACTCCTGGCCCTAATTggtgctactaaaaaaacaagagacgctcccccaccggcttaaatcgcgtaacagcgggcttgtccatggcaagtgccataagaaacaacaacaattttcttttgttagaggcCACTTCTTGAAGAAACGTATATATGAAgctttctaaaatgttattcatataAGATTCTTTTTTGTATGGACAGATTCATACATATTAAGTTTGTTTAAGATAACAATTAAGGTTGTAACTGAAAAATCATTGTTCCATAACTTAGGCTATgcgaaaaattaaatgtaaaaaaaaatacacgtcATTTTTATGTCGTAATTGAACATTGTTCAAAGGTCTTCAAGTGGGAAATCCAGTATCCACAAACATTTCTCAATCAAATTTACCCGAAATATGATTAGTTATGTAACGGTTGCGTGAtgcaaaaaattcattcttttaagtGCTTACTTTAAGGCGGAGATATTGTATAGTTTGTTGAGTGAATGGTTGTTTTACATCATCTTCGTAGAAATATgtaagaataaaaggaaaattctgcgaagcttttaaaaaatataatagatattgCGATGTTTAGTAAAGTAAATGTTGCCATTCAGTTAAATGAAGGTAATAATGGCATATTTAAGCAGAatgaaaaaatgcgaaaaaatcCAGAGATATTATCAAATATGATAATCTGCGTTAAGTTTTGTGAAAAGTTGGAATAACCTTTGGGACCTTGACAAAAATTTTAGAGTCTTGAAAGAATTTAGAgctgaaaatcataaaatatttgcttagtCTTCaattaactcataattaaattgtGGATCCGAAAGAAATACTTTCAATGATATGAGACCTAAAAAAAGCAGACAACGATTCCCGCAAATCGCGCATTATGTGGTTTGTCAAAAGTATCTGAAATCTGAAGCCTAATAGGAatgaaacattttacaattttgagaCCCATTTTGAATATGTTTCAGTGAAGTGAATCCCATTCcataaaaacataaacatttttcgtttatttttgaaaaaaaaaatcgagaagtATATATGCCGAAAAGCAGCTGGATGAACTGTAACGAAGAAGACATAATCACGTGCTGGGTGAgtgttttaagaatattatatcattaaatttataaaataacaaagaatatgATTAccgaattttcttatttatgcatATGAGAACGCTTTAAAAAGGGCCTGTCTTTAATAGTAAAACGTACTTGATAAATGTCTAATCTTACatgaaatgactttaaaattattaggTCAAAATATTTGATCACATGTCTCTGAGAACAGGCAGAGATGGAATGAATTCATTAAGACCAAGATAAAATACGGACGGTTAAATCACGCAAAGTGACGATAGCAAACAGTTAAATAACTAATCATTGATTTAGATTGtattttgcaatcattttttaaatgcattttgagcGTTTTTTTCGAACATTTATTTCAGTCCATATAAAGTgagataaatttttacttatttctccGTGCATTATACATGCATCatttgcattgatcttttttctttctcgtatgcATATAATagataaagtataataatcgtcaaaaattcgaactcgcgcttttgatgaatctccgtgagtttgaaaaacatgtttttgaaaaatgtccatctgtaacaaagataattcaaaaatgcattgagctaaacggttgaaatttggtatatgcgttttacaccaaatttgcagatttatcaaattttgagtaaaatctgttcaggacaagtccgtctgtccagctcttcaaatataaatgaacatgataattaaaaaccgAAGAGAGACAAATaggtaaaattcggtacacaaatttaacatctataatgtagacatctgtctaattttgagcgaaatccgaCTACGggttgtctatctgtctgtctgtagtttcggaaaacatgtaaacgcgatcattcaaaaactcagtaatttaaatatgtcaaatttgatatgggattttgtgactacaagtgcagttttgagtcaaatttttgtttcaatcagtggagaaaaacgtgtctaaaatactAATTCGTTTATTGAATGCTATTAAAGCATGCCAGAATTAATCCATCTCCAAATAACTTGCTAAGGATGACaagatggattcagtaaaaatgctaaattcaagtcaaaagtcaatattttataactactgtacgccaatacCAAGCAAGGCGTTCTCTGTCATGACAAGTGtaatagagagtatgcgagaaagttttggggaaacgaTTCTCGCTGGTTAAGTATACATTTACccttaagtttaaaaatagaaacttaatcattaataaatgttatagtttgaaagaaatttgtcaGGAATCCAGAACATCTCAAGTGTTCTATTGACTCTTAGGTggattaatagaaaaattctccAAAAGGGAGGTTCCATATAATAGTTTAGTTAGAAAAAGCaaatcaattaaatcttttataaatgttACAGTTGGAAAGAAATTTTGCTAGGAATTCATAAGCATCTCAAAAACTCGATGGACTCTTCgttgtattaatataaatagatgtccgaaaaaagttatttttatataaaaacatcttTGAGAAAACAAAGTATTTAAATCATTCATAGACATCgtagtttgaaagaaattttgcttttagtCCATAAGCATCTCATAAGTTCCATTAATTCATAATTGAATCAATACAATTGACATCCAAAATGAAGTGTATTGATTCATAAGGAATAATTgagaaagcaaaaaaatgaaacgttaaagttcggaagaaattatttttctggaatCCATAAGCATCTCATAAGTTCCATTAATTCATAATTGAATCAATACAATTGACATCCAAAATGAAGTGTATTGATTCATAAGGAATAATTgagaaagcaaaaaaatgaaacgttaaagttcggaagaaattatttttctggaatCCATAAGCATCTCATAAGTTCCATTAATTCATAATTGAATCAATACAATTGACATCCAAAATGAAGTGTATTGATTCATAAGGAATAATTgagaaagcaaaaaaatgaaacgttaaagttcggaagaaattatttttctggaatCCATAAGCATCTCATAAGTTCCATTAATTCATAATTGAATCAATACAATTGACATCCAAAATGAAGTGTATTGATTCATAAGGAATAATtgagaaagcaaaaaaattaaacgttAAAGTtcggaagaaattatttttctggaatCCATATGCATCTCATAAGTTCCATTAATTCATAATTGAATCAATACAATTGACATCCAAAATGAAGTGTATTGATTCATAAGGAATAATtgagaaagcaaaaaaattaaacgttAAAGTtcggaagaaattatttttctggaatCCATATGCATCTCATAAGTTCCATTAATTCATAATTGAATCAATACAATTGACATCCAAAATGAAGTGTATTGATTCATAAGGAATAATtgagaaagcaaaaaaattaaacgttAAAGTtcggaagaaattatttttctggaatCCATAAGCATCTCAAGTGTTCCATGGATTTTTAATTGGATCAATATGACAACAGATGACCAAAAAGGAAGATTTCATGTACACAGTTGTtacttaatttgttaaaaaaatttaagagagcAGAATATTCGAAAATCtcgtatgaaatatttaataattaatgaatttaaaagagtcaatgttcataattttttttagaattattctagaattttaatacatgtttaaaaaataagaaaaagtaataataaattttagtttactCTTAGTTCAtcaatcaaaagaatattttcaagtggttaaaaattggatttaaaataaatttaataaaaaaaacttttaaaaatgcagttttattgATGCATTAATAGCGgatatgaataaaatgtatacgaaataaaaatttaatttaagtaatgatttactaataattaagttctgaaaatattaaaattgagtaCTGTCAAAAGATTGCAAACctctttaacattaaaaagtgagaaagaaatgaattacaaaatttccaccttcacaaatatgaaacaagaagagttacatgaaattatttaatagcatCAACTCTGCAGCCctgattatttattacatatttacttATCTATACTTAAGGTGAAACTAGTCTAACACACTCACTGGTAAACTGATCCGCGTTTTCACTCCTGTGGCAAGATCCGCATGCACTTACAGATAATGAATTTCCCCTAAAGGTCACTCCTATTCGAGTACCCTTCCCCAATTCGGGCACTTTTAGTAAGTGCCCGAAGAGAAATTTTGCGAAAAACGCACTTTACAAATTGCTAAGGACAGTTCAAAAGACTGATAGATTAAAATAACCCGAAAAAAATAACCCTGCTGATCGATAATTCATGCCGTGGGGGAGGGGGGGCTTCTATCTAATGGAAAATAGATTGCAGGGCCTCCTGCTGACGTATATGGAACGTACGCTGCTTCATTTAACCCAGATGATGTCTTTATACTATcagaaaagccttttttttatacGATAGGAAAGTCATTTGCGTCTCCCATAGGAAATGTGGCATCAATTTTTGTctcgtaaaaaaaattcttcttcaataaaagtgatggatttttttttcttccatagttTTTCGTTTGTGGAAGAAATAACGGTTGATTATAATTCATGTTTCCTACAGAAATGAGTCGATTTTTtcccttttgcttttttttcttttctttctgaaaatgctgaaaaaaaaatattagaaagcaTTCGATTCTTTTTCGGTTACTGTTATTTAACTTGTTTcttgtaagtaaaaaaaagtttcagaatcgattttttattcactttctgAAATGTCAGAATTTTTATAGGTGCGTTTACTCGATGAcaagaaatttatatcaataaaaggCAGGCGGGTTGATTATTACAGATGCATTTAATAGTTACGTAGCTTCATTATTGGGAATCTTGtgagaataatttaaaagttagagATGACAATTTCTTCCTCacttattgttatttaaaatctattattaaattttttatgacattaatgctttaaaaaacataaaaatatattaaataactgatatgtttttttattaaggtGGATACTTTAGCTTTTATACAATGCTCTTCTATCAGTGTTACAGAAaacaatattcaacatttttactttaaacaatctggttaatttaaaataacctgGAATCAATATTTTGACAACAAAAAGTTTATTACTTTGCATTAAAATCAACAAGTTagtaaattatctaataatttgaaa includes the following:
- the LOC129969660 gene encoding uncharacterized protein LOC129969660, producing MKLLSTTFLCVAALLISDCRGDDESCKKPNVHDYLDEMLVKAREELPDPIRLPPRATFVDLSDGVLWGLSNLTRLGDAEVQCVDENTIIVKAKLTTDELKGRYTWQKERRNQSPREGYVVFISHDFQADIEFRVAKNNGEVTHPQLQRFEIKRFKDAKIEITGMGFFTWALGEMTTLMSGVFQRAIGHAVQGPLEEALQRKMREIDIQCAKDYDFTKFCKE